One Pyxicephalus adspersus chromosome 3, UCB_Pads_2.0, whole genome shotgun sequence genomic window carries:
- the LOC140327520 gene encoding vomeronasal type-2 receptor 26-like gives MLSETFDGAIVEVTKRPIPQYYRYMLAFIFAIDEINMNPNILPNVTLRYRLYDSCNDVRKAVESVLQILSGSGDTVPNYSCVDHDKLAGVIGDQNSESSLRVFEILNIYGYIQIPVSVCSEECPSGYIRTMMEGNHKCCFDCLQCSEGEISNETDKGSCIKCPKDQWPNDKNQCVPKPTDFLSYTNDQISIVVLIICMMHFIKTLIILFIFIVNRDTPVIKANNQSLSFLILVSIMLNFLGVLLFIDRPVQVTCLLRQTSYGIISSVTLSCILVKTTMVYLAFKATKPGSLWSKINKTKHSHSIVFICSFTQVLICLIWLSISPPFPEMNTYSYLDKIIIQCNEGSVVAFSILLSYMGLLAAVNFILAFLARNLPDSFNEAKHITFSMLVFCSVWITFIPAYMSVTGKNTVLVEIFAIIFSNVGILVCIFFPKCYIIVIRPDLNTKTFITLTYRQNPSNTPTLGLKKH, from the exons ATGTTGTCTGAAACCTTTGATGGAGCCATAGTTGAG GTCACCAAAAG gccCATACCTCAGTACTATCGCTACATGTTGGCTTTCATTTTTGCCATAGATGAAATAAACATGAATCCAAATATTTTACCCAATGTGACTCTGCGTTACCGTTTATACGATTCGTGTAATGATGTGAGAAAGGCTGTAGAAAGCGTCTTACAAATCCTATCAGGGTCTGGTGACACAGTTCCTAATTACTCCTGTGTTGATCATGACAAACTAGCTGGTGTTATAGGAGATCAAAATTCTGAGAGTTCTTTACGTGTGTTTgaaattctaaatatatatggATACATCCAG ATTCCTGTTTCTGTGTGTTCTGAAGAATGCCCCAGTGGCTACATAAGAACTATGATGGAAGGAAATCATAAATGCTGCTTTGATTGTCTTCAGTGTTCTGAGGGAGAGATATCTAATGAGACAG acaAAGGATCATGCATCAAGTGCCCTAAGGACCAGTGGCCAAACGATAAGAACCAGTGTGTTCCAAAACCAACTGATTTTCTTTCCTATACCAATGATCAAATATCAATTGTTGTCTTAATCATTTGCatgatgcattttattaaaacattaattatcctttttatctttattgtaaaCCGAGACACTCCGGTCATCAAAGCTAATAATCAAAGCCTGAGTTTCCTTATTCTGGTTTCCATCATGCTGAATTTCCTTGGCGTACTTTTGTTCATAGATCGTCCAGTACAAGTCACCTGCTTGCTTCGTCAGACCTCATATggcatcatctcctcagtgacTTTGTCCTGTATTTTAGTCAAAACTACAATGGTCTATTTGGCCTTCAAAGCCACCAAACCTGGAAGCCTCTGGagcaaaattaataaaacaaaacattctcACTCTATTGtctttatttgttcatttacTCAGGTTTTAATTTGCTTGATTTGGTTATCCATTTCCCCTCCTTTCCCAGAAATGAATACCTACTCATATTTAGACAAAATaatcattcagtgtaatgaagggtCCGTGGTGGCATTTTCCATCTTGTTGAGTTACATGGGGCTTCTAGCAgctgtaaattttattttggctttcCTGGCTAGAAACTTACCAGATAGTTTCAATGAGGCCAAACACATCACTTTCAGCATGttggtgttctgcagtgtctgGATCACTTTTATCCCAGCTTATATGAGTGTTACAGGGAAAAACACTGTGCTTGTAGAGatatttgcaatcattttttcaaatgtaggaatccttgtttgtatattttttcccaaatgCTATATTATTGTGATCAGACcagatttaaatacaaaaacatttattacactgACTTATAGACAAAATCCTTCAAACACCCCAACCTTGGGGTTGAAAAAGCATTGA